A stretch of Mus caroli chromosome 5, CAROLI_EIJ_v1.1, whole genome shotgun sequence DNA encodes these proteins:
- the Slc12a9 gene encoding solute carrier family 12 member 9: MASESSPLLAYRLLGEEGAAFPPNGAGVSGVPSARKLSTFLGVVVPTVLSMFSIVVFLRIGFVVGHAGLLQALAMLLVAYIILALTVLSVCAIATNGAVRGGGAYFMISRTLGPEVGGSIGLMFYLANVCGCAVSLLGLVESILDVFGADATGSSGIQVLPQGYGWNLLYGSLLLGLVGGVCTLGAGLYARASFLTFLLVSGSLASVLVSFVAVGPRNIPLAPRPGTNASSVPHRHGHFTGFNGSTLRDNLGAGYAEDYTTGAMMTFASVFAVLFNGCTGIMAGANMSGELKDPSRAIPLGTIIAVAYTFFIYILLFFLSSFTCDRALLQEDYGFFRDISLWPPLVLIGIYATALSASMSSLIGASRILHALAQDDLFGVILAPAKVVSGGGNPWGAVLYSWGLVQLVLLAGKLNTLAAVVTVFYLVAYAAVDLSCLSLEWASAPNFRPTFSLFSWHTCLLGVASCLLMMFLISPGAAGGSLLLMGLLSALLTARGGPSSWGYVSQALLFHQVRKYLLRLDVRKEHVKFWRPQLLLLVGNPRGALPLLRLANQLKKGGLYVLGHVTLGDLDSLPSDPVQPQYGAWLSLVDLAQVKAFVDLTLSPSVRQGAQHLLRISGLGGMKPNTLVLGFYDDAPPQDHFLTDPAFSEPAEGTREGGSPALSTLFPPPRAPGSPRALSPQDYVATVADALKMNKNVVLARACGALPPERLSRGSSSSAQLHHVDVWPLNLLRPRGGPGYVDVCGLFLLQMATILSMVPAWHSARLRIFLCLGPREAPGAAEGRLRALLSQLRIRAEVQEVVWGEGAETGEPEEEEGDFVNGGRGDEEAEALACSANALVRAQQGRGTVGGPGGPEGRDGEEGPTTALTFLYLPRPPADPARYPRYLALLETLSRDLGPTLLIHGVTPVTCTDL, from the exons ATGGCCAGTGAGAGCTCCCCTCTTTTGGCCTACCGGCTTCTGGGGGAAGAGGGGGCTGCCTTCCCTCCCAATGGAGCTGGAGTATCTGGAGTGCCATCAGCCCGCAAGCTCTCCACcttcctgggtgtggtggtacccaCGGTTCTGTCCATGTTTAGCATAGTCGTGTTTCTGAGGATTG GGTTCGTGGTGGGCCACGCTGGGCTGTTGCAGGCCTTGGCGATGCTACTGGTTGCCTACATCATTCTGGCACTAACAGTCCTCTCAGTGTGTGCCATTGCCACCAATGGAGCTGTGAGAGGGGGCGGAGCCTACT TCATGATCAGCAGGACTCTGGGGCCGGAGGTTGGTGGCAGCATCGGCCTCATGTTCTACCTGGCTAACGTCTGTGGCTGTGCCGTATCCCTGCTGGGACTGGTGGAGTCTATACTGGACGTCTTCGGGGCTG ATGCCACAGGCTCCAGTGGGATCCAGGTTCTACCCCAGGGTTATGGCTGGAATCTGCTCTATGGCTCCCTTCTGCTGGGCCTCGTGGGTGGTGTGTGCACTTTGGGAGCTGGGCTCTATGCCCGAGCCTCCTTTCTTACATTCCTGCTGGTTTCTGGCTCCCTGGCCTCCGTGCTGGTCAGTTTTGTGGCAGTGGGACCCAGGAACATCCCGTTAGCTCCTCGACCGGGCACCAATGCTTCCTCCGTGCCACACCGGCATGGGCACTTCACTGGGTTCAACGGAAGCACCCTAAGGGACAACTTAGGTG CTGGCTACGCCGAGGACTACACCACAGGGGCCATGATGACTTTTGCCAGTGTCTTTGCAGTTCTCTTCAACGGCTGCACGGGCATCATGGCTGGGGCCAACATGTCAG GGGAGCTGAAGGACCCCAGCCGGGCAATTCCTTTGGGCACCATCATTGCAGTCGCCTATACCTTCTTCATCTACATCCTGCTGTTCTTCCTTTCCAGCTTCACTTGTGACAG AGCCCTGCTTCAAGAAGACTATGGCTTTTTCCGTGACATCAGCTTGTGGCCCCCGCTCGTGTTGATCGGCATCTACGCCACGGCCCTCTCAGCCTCCATGAGCTCTCTCATCGGTGCCTCCCGGATCCTGCATGCGCTGGCCCAAGATGACCTTTTCG GGGTCATCTTGGCACCAGCCAAGGTGGTATCTGGAGGGGGCAATCCCTGGGGTGCTGTCCTGTATTCCTGGGGCCTGGTGCAG CTGGTGCTGCTGGCTGGGAAGCTCAACACATTGGCTGCCGTGGTCACCGTCTTCTACTTGGTGGCCTATGCCGCGGTGGACCTGTCTTGCCTGAGTCTGGAGTGGGCTTCGGCCCCTAACTTCCG CCCCACCTTCAGCCTGTTCTCCTGGCACACCTGCCTGCTTGGGGTGGCCTCCTGCCTGCTGATGATGTTTCTCATTAGTCCTGGGGCCGCCGGCGGGTCCCTTCTTCTCATGGGCCTGCTTTCCGCTCTTCTCACCGCACGAGGAGGACCCAGCAGTTGGGGTTATGTCAGCCAAGCCTTGCTTTTCCACCAG GTTCGGAAGTACTTGCTCCGCCTGGATGTCCGCAAGGAGCACGTGAAGTTCTGGCGGCCCCAGCTGCTGCTCCTGGTGGGAAACCCACGGGGTGCCCTGCCTCTGCTGCGCCTGGCCAACCAGCTTAAGAAGGGGGGACTCTATGTGCTGGGCCATGTCACTCTGGGAGACCTTG ACTCCTTACCATCAGACCCTGTGCAGCCGCAGTATGGTGCATGGCTGAGCCTGGTGGACCTTGCCCAAGTGAAGGCCTTTGTGGATCTCACGCTATCACCCTCCGTGCGTCAGGGGGCCCAGCATCTGCTCCGGATCTCTGGTCTTG GCGGCATGAAGCCCAACACGTTGGTGCTCGGTTTTTACGACGACGCCCCACCCCAGGACCATTTTCTAACAGACCCAGCCTTCTCTGAACCTGCAGAGGGCACCAGAGAGGGCGGGTCACCAGCCCTGAGCACGCTGTTCCCTCCACCTCGGGCTCCTGGGAGTCCCAGGGCTCTCAGTCCCCAAGACTACGTGGCCACGGTGGCAGACGCTCTCAAGATGAACAAGAATGTGGTTCTTGCCCGAGCATGTGGGGCTTTGCCCCCGGAGCGGCTAAGCCGGGGGTCCAGTAGCAGCGCTCAGCTACATCATGTGGACGTGTGGCCCTTAAACCTGCTGAGGCCCCGGGGTGGACCTGGCTACGTGGACGTCTGTGGCCTTTTTCTGTTGCAGATGGCTACCATCTTAAGTATGGTGCCTGCCTGGCACAGTGCCCGGCTCCGGATCTTCCTGTGCTTGGGGCCCAGGGAGGCTCCTGGGGCAGCAGAGGGAAGGCTCCGGGCCCTGTTGAGTCAACTCAGGATCCGGGCAGAGGTGCAAGAGGTGGTGTGGGGTGAAGGGGCAGAGACTGGCGagcctgaggaggaggaaggggacttTGTGAATGGTGGTCGAGGAGACGAAGAGGCTGAGGCTCTAGCTTGCAGTGCCAATGCCCTGGTGCGCGCCCAGCAGGGGAGAGGCACCGTAGGAGGCCCTGGGGGACCCgaaggaagggatggggaggagggacccACCACAGCCCTTACCTTCCTGTACCTGCCTCGACCACCTGCTGATCCTGCTCGATACCCCAGATACCTGGCACTGCTGGAGACCCTGAGCCGTGATCTGGGTCCCACCCTTCTTATTCATGGGGTCACTCCGGTAACCTGCACTGATCTCTGA